The nucleotide sequence gggcgagcatgtttggcgcgactcgggcgcgaacccgcgaccctcagattacgaaacgcacaccttaacgcgctaggccatgccaggcccctttgTTGCAAGGCGCCAACGATGattaatcaaaaacaaaacattttgttttcttcttcctgatttaccttttatttatttatttagtgtaactatattttcaaacttatctctAAACACTGTGGggaggtttggtttgattttggttttggtttttaatttcgcgcaaagttatacgaggacTTTTTGCGTTAgctatttctaatttagcagtgtaagactagagggaaggcagccgtAGGAAGGACTCAAGCTTATATTTGTGACGTCATAAACGTTGTTTTCAATCGATAATCTTTAATCACATATTTAgctgttttctgaatttttaaagtattatagaCTATTATATTCTAAGCGAGACTTAAGCAAGCATTTATTTTGCTAACATTATcatcaaaatttgaaaacataatgAGGTTTCTTtagtagttaagcacaaagcgacaaaATTGACTGTGTTCTGCTCACTACAGGTattaaaaccaggtttttagcgttgtaagcccgcagatatatcgctgtgccactgagaggctaACATAGATGATTAAAGTGATTACACTTTAAATCATTAGTACGAGTTGAATTTTCGACAGTCTTTATATAACACGGTTTAAAGGTCAAATGaataaaactatgaaaactaCAATGCtgtaataacaatataacgtATTTATATGTAGCATAGGTTAACATATCAGTTCTCACGATTACTAATGTTAAATACATCAAAGTGAGAAGTAACCTTTCGGTTACATGCTTGGTTGGAGAAAAATGTAGTAAAGAGTGATCTGTGAAACCCATTTTACGGTTTGTGATATGCGAGTATTTCGTGTTTTCCTCCAATGTTTAGTAACAAAggcatttcaaacattttagttTAGGTTTTTCCAAAAGCCGTTTTAATTGTTTCTGTGTGTCTTTCTTGTTCTCCAAGAGATAGTATTTAATTTGCCCACGTTAATGTTGCTGCAATTTCAGACCATATAGAAATAAGACATTGACAGAGGGGACCTTCGCTGGCCGAATAGATGACATCTAAAGGTTACAGCCGTTGTCTGCTACGAAAGAACGACCAGTCAGATGATACAGAAATTATCTTTTAGAACTTAGTTGTctagttaatttttatcttttctttattAAACGAACCTATCTGATACTTGCAAGGAAATAAATTTACCTGAAAATACTATAATAATCATGAATAAACTTTCAGATATtcgaaataaaaacatacacatgCTCACTCGTGTAAGTACAATAAAGTACAGCATTAAATATTGAGATTTTCACACATGGGCCTTGGCATGGCCAattggttagggcgatcgactcgcaaCTTAATGATCgttgtctcaccaaacatgctcacctatTTATCTGTGGGAGTGTtatgacattcaatcccactatttgttggaaaaaaataTCCCGACAGTTAGCAAAGGGTGGGTGATGGTTAGccgcctttcctttagtctttcactgcaaaatagGAATGACTAGTGCAGACAAGTCTCATATAACTTTactcgaaatttaaaacaaacaaacaattctgacatatgaaatattattaaattaaactgGTTTTAATAACGGTTTATCTTGCGATAAAATGTGGTTATTAAAAACTatctaaaacagtaaaattatgtaTACAGTTTCGTTTCGTTTCAAATTTGTAGTTGCCTTGTTTTAACGTTACTGAAATAAAAACCAATTTATAAGtataagccccccgctagtacagcggtatgtctccggatttacaacgctaaaatcaggggttcgattcccctcggtgggctgagaaattatcctcctggttgggggttgtggaGTAGGCTAACAACCCACTCACTTAAAAACCTTCTTGTTCATGAAACCGCAGCGTATGCGGCCCTATGTTTTTTACGGAATTTAGtggattaattattattattataagtataaaGGTATACTGCGTGAATATTATTATAACCATGTCCTTATCTTATTCTAACCATTTCAAACGATTCACATAAAGGTAGAATTAATCACGATCTCCTCTTGTGTAATTTATTTCACAGTGCATAGAACATGAGCGCAGGAAATATAAATTAGTTCTGATGCTTACCACTagatgacaaaattatttttaacaaataggTTAACATTTTTAACACGTCAAATTAACAACGAACATTGTTTAAGTTTACACTCATTATGCTTAtgacttataattatttttaacttttaattgtgttatacaagttatttaagaaaggaaaatacaactgatttagaagtgtaaaatatattgaataataatCGGTATGATGGTAGTTTCCATAACTTATTgaatattattctaataatatgaaatgtttatttggTGCCTAAGTAAcatttcattttcagtttttgaGCCAAGGAAATTAAATGCGTGCTTATGTACACTTACATTCAAATACGGTCTTTCCAAGATGCGCAAATACCAGGCCTTacggttttgttgttgttaataaaaataaaattccaaattcATTGTCACAGCAAACagaacatttaactttatattattattatacattttaagatACTGAATATTCCGTTATAAGCAAAATCTAGCCGTTAGAGGGCAGGTTAGTCGTTACATGgaataatcattatatatataatatgctaCTCAATTATCGTCTATTGCAGCGGCGCAACACTAATTTCGGATTTAATTTTGCTAAGCCTTCTTGCGATATTGAggactaaaataaaaaaaataaataatggagTATGTTTAAGGTTTCTTATATGACCTCTCCGTAATAAAATAAGCTTCAAATCAACATTGCATAAAAGTAATTGACagattaatttaaaagtttgacGTTTCTTTAACACACTAAAACTTGTCAAGAAATACTTCAATGCATAAAATTTTAAGATTATTCAAATGATATCTGTAaaatatttcctttgttttatgcagggcccggcatggccaaggagtgcgactcgtaatatgtgggtcgcgggttcgcatccccgtcgcgccaaacatgctcgccctttcagccgtggggtcgttataatggtacggtcaatcccactattcgttggtaaaagagtagcacaagagttggcggtgggtggtgataactagctgccttccctctagtcttacactgctaaattagggacggctagcacagatagccctcgagtagctttgtgcgaaattccaaaacaaacaaacaaactattacgcATGGTAAACAAGTATTTCTAAAAAATATCAACAGATAGGGCTTTTTATAAAAGGTGTTCAAGGGAAGTGACGTTTACTTTTTTGTCGTTATTGAAAATTAACGCTTTTAGGGTGAAATACATTTTTCCTGAAGTTaccaattaatttaaaaaaaatgaataatgtaattcTTTCGACATACGTCTATCTACACAGACATCGACTCACGTATGGTAGGTAGGTTTGTTtggaaaacaagttaaatatctGCTCTCTAGtaaaaatgcaaaacattttaGAATCATGATCtttctgagttgttttttttagattcaGTTTAGGTTTTGACAACTTTCACGTGTTAAACAGGAAGTACCTTAAGACATAAGCTGTTAAACATTCTTCGTTCGTCATGTGTAATTGTTGAAAGTTTCAGTAATTACAACAATACGAGGAATTAAACGAATACAATTAGATTACTTTGAGGCGTAATATGTGGATAAAAGGACATGATaaagtttattagttttatacGGAAACTGTAATATATGTtgcatatatatatcatatatagtaaaatatatttttcaaaaactatTGTGTTTTTTCAAGTGTGTTGAGATCAATGCGATTTGTATGACGTCCAAAagaccaggtgattagggcacttgactcgtaatctgagagtcgagaattcgaatacccgtcacaccaaacgtgcttgtcccctcaaccgtgggggcgttataagtgacggttaataccactattcgttggtaaaagagtagctcaagagttggctgtgggtggtgatggccagctgccttccatatagttttacactgctaaattagtgacggttagtgcagatagctttcgtgtggCTCTGCGtgtaattgaaaaaacaaacaaaccaaaaagggGAATACTGTGAGGGTGGGTGTAGTTATACCAATAATCATAGTTCACCTAcaaaaatttttattaaagactTTAGGAATGTCATTTGGAGAaacagatttgaaaaaaaaaaaattaaaattcgtgCAAGCATCACCAATGAATAATCTCTAGACGCTAAAGTAAATCTTAGTTTTATGAAtctcactaaaatattttgttttgttttttttaattttgcgcaaagctatatgagggctatctgcgctagccgtccctaattcagcagtgtaaaactagagggaaggcagctagtcatcaacacccaccgccaaatgttgggctattcttctatcaacgaatagtgggattgaccgtcacattataacgcctccatgtctgaaaaggcaagcatgtttggtgcaacggaggtGCGAACCCGCGcttctcagattacaagtcgcacaccttaacccacctggccatgccggaccaccaCTAAAATCTAGACCCAGTTCTTAGTATAATTAATGCTACTAAAATATACATTACATGACTAAAACAATATGCATGTTTCAGATTTTCCTTTAATTAATTTGCGTCCTTCTAAATTGATTTCAGACCATCGGTAACCCAAGTTTTTAACCATATTTGTAGAACAGTCAACATCAAGGCATTGATTCATCTCTGCTATAATTAGATATTTGTAGCAGATTggagattattaaatatttaatgcaaTAAAGAGTACATTTCATATTATGCAATACAAAATTCTTATGTTGTTATTACtctaaaatttacatatttaactttaaattatgttaatatgttaattttcAGGGAGACATGCCCCCAGTCATATCTAGATCGAGCTGCTTTTGCAAATTCCTTACATTTTCAATCTATCATTGTAAAACCAACATTTCTTCCGAAGCACTCCAATTTTGCATCTCCTTCGTACACTTCTGATTACAATCTAATTAATGAACAATCAAGTACAGTTGAAGGTTTGTGAATATAgacaaactgaaaattaatttatccTTATATTTCAATCccttaaaaatatcttaatcagGTTCATAATTAAACATCATCTCTAATATTTTCAGTATGTGTATCATATAAGTttgagagcaaagccacactgggcgaGCTGCTTTGTTCACAGGAGGAATctattattgttatttgatttatattctacatattattaatatcaataaatgaAGAGGTATATCACCTTCTGCTCGAGTGGTTGAGTGgtgaaaataaatcagttttgttttttgtaaaacggCTTCGTTGTGGCATTTATTTACCGTCTTCTCACAAATTTTTCAAGAGCGAAGAATTTTTTTTGTCCTTTGTATCCAATCTAtgcgttttaaaaaaaaatcctaccTTTTCCTTTGGGAGGACAACCAAAACGTATAAAAATATAAGCTCAGCTGATCTTCGTCATCGCCCTCAAGGGGCCATTAAAGGAAGTACGCGCAACAAACTACCAACGGGGGATAAACGTACGTACCAGCGGCGTTAACACTAATCTTCGTGGCTTGCTGATAAGAAGACGTGCGGGTCTCAACGAATCGAGACGTTAAACTCCCTTCTCTACAGCGAGCGTGTTGTACTTGCCTGTCAGAAATGTCATGCCTAGACTGAAAAACTGTACTCCCGGTATTTTCTAGAGACACTGTTGTCGTTGAAATGAATATTGCACGCTAGTATTTCcactaacaaacaaactttgatgtGGATGAAGTTTTGCTGAAATAATAgtttgtattttcaaaaaaactaattattttgtgtACAACTTGTGAGTTACAGACGAACTTCATGCAAAGCGTTCAAAGGAACCGTGACGGTTATCACTGACAAAAGGTAAAACGGAAAGAGTCGAAGTTTGGGAATTTCGTTGTCACTGGACAAAGAGTTATTTCGCTATGCCAGTCTTCGCTAGTAGCCTTACAGCCACTGGGGTTTTTTGGGCTTGTCTGTCTCTGGCTGCTGCCATTCTGAGCTGTTCTGGCTTCTACCTACCCTTCTGGATACAGGGTGCCTTGTTTAACTCCACAGAGGTTTCGTTTGGCTCGTTCCGCCGCTGTAGCTATCCAAGAATGAAAGATGATGGAGGAGTCCAAATCGTCCATGAGTGTGGACGCTACACAACCTTCCGCGATATTCCTAGTGTCTCGTGGCAAGTCACGACGGTCACCGTGGGGATCGGGGCCGCCACTTCTCTCCTGATGGCTTTTACCGCCCTGGCGGCATGCTGTGTAGCGGACGTAGTGACCAAACGCGCGGCACGTATCCTGGGTCTGGTTCAAGTTGTAACAGGTGAGTCAGTAGATGCGTCAGAATTATTTACATTGTCCGAAAAGACTGGAACCATGGACGATTTGCAGCTGTTTCAAACACCTGAATGATTATAGCGCTGTCAACACGAGAATGTTGAGTTAGTCCAAACATGTTTCGAATTACGAGGACAGCACgtgtaacacattatataaagTCCCTTGGTTCCAGAATTTTTTTGGGGTGGGGGGAGGACACCATTATATAACTAATGAAGTCATCGCATGAAACAATCATGTTGCTTCCTACAACCTGTAATTAATTAAACTGTGGACCATGTCACTTCTGTACAGCATAAAGGAGCTTCCAGCAGCTTGTCTGAATAAATTGATCACTTCATTATATAACCTGCAATGTTAGTAAGCGATCCAAGGCAGAGGCGTATATAGGTAATGGTTAGAGGGGTCTCAGCCCCAGggtccatggtcttaatgggggcccattgataattttattttatataaaattgtatggGATGTacggcccacaaaaattattagcccctggacCTACACAACCTTAAGTTCGCTACTGACCTAAGGACCTTCTGAGGAGGATCTTAAGCCGGTGGCTCAGTAGCAAGGCTGAtaacttaaaacgctaaaaatcgggttttaatacTCGCGGCAAGCGCAGCACAaatagccaattatgtagctttgcgcgtaacaACAAATCAACCTTAATCACGTGCAGAGCTGGCTTCGAAACTGTGCCGCCCACTTTGGTCTTGTCATGACCTGAAAAATTATGGTATCTTATATTAAGCGCTTTGAACATATActgtgagtttaaaaaaaaatccaacagaGACTTGGACCGTTGAACTTAACATATAGGGGTCACTTGCCATGGAATGTCGGCAAGAACGTATGTATCACTTTACTATAAAGCTAGAGTGCACGCGCACGTAGATACATATCACATTTACACATTCAGGAACCCAGCGTCTTCCCAATGTGACCTCTTTCGAGCgctgtttgttattaaaagagCGCTGGTGTATTTTACTGCGTACTTATCTAAGACAGTAAGTAAAGCGCAACTGACTCTCGTTAATGTTACACCAATCTGTAtcgtgttttattatttgttctatgTGTGTATAAACCACAAATAAAATTCcatgttgtttttcttaaaccAAGTAACTTAAACTTCATACTTTTACAGTTCTAAAATAGTAGAACTTGATGGTTTCATCTACTTCAAAACTAGagttacatttaatttttgaaagaacaaaaaaccTCCCAGTCTAATCAAGTAACAAATAAACGGaaatattattcacaaataaaatgAAGTTTCCAGCcgtggtggttagagcactctaCTCGTAACCTGCGGATTCGATTACCCGTCAGtgaaacatgctcactcttttggCCGTGGGGACggtataatgtaacagtcaatcccaccattcgttagtaaaatagtagcccaagagttggcggtgaatggtgttgactagctgcctcacCTCTGGTCTATCGCTACTAAATTACAGATGGctcgatagccctcgagtagttttgcgcgaaattcgaaacaaaagtTATACAGAAGTTTTCAAAGGACAACTCGGGAATGATAAGTTGTTGGCCTTACAGTACAAACGTGTGGGGTTTTTAGAGTAATGTTTCTTTGTCTACTTTGttgaaacatttttctaaactactTACGTACCAAACTTGACGTTAACCCATAACTGTGATTGGTTACGAAGTCGCTAACAGCATACAACAATCCCCTACCAACACAGGTATATGCAATCAACAATTATATCAATATAGTTGTTATTTAATGCTGGGAATCCACtatgtattttacacagaaaatgaatGATTTTTTACCCAGTCGTCTAGGCCAGTTTCTTACACTGACTGCCGTAGAAAAGAACACAAAAGTACCCCACTCAACATAATGTAATATGCGAGCCATTTAACACTACGCAAAGTTCGGTTAAAAGACGTTTCATTTACATGTCTGTATTTACCTTCTTTAAGAAGTCTATTCATTatgaaaacacattttcaatGTTCAGTACATATCGAAATGTTGAAATGTCCTTTTTATCTCCATTTAGACATCAAACTgattttactaacattttattCATTCATGTTTTCGTATCTCTTGCAAACGGTTCGAATGCACGTTGTACTTGTCTGAGAATACCCGACTACGTCGTGTTTTTCAACACACGAGACAACTTAACATACTGTTTAGCCAGCATTACCACATAGACTTGATGCGCAGAATGTGTTATGGTAGGTGTACAGTGTGGGGAGGGGTGTTAGTTGGTTCAGTCGGCCGTtctaaagaatataaacatcgtGGGAAAATGACAAAAGAAGTGGGCTGGTAAGAAAGCAACAAACGAGGGAGGATGAAGCTGGAGGATAGTCAATTACACTGTCTGATCTTTGGGGGTCGTCAACGGTAAAAACGTTTAAGTGTCAGCTCTCAACGTACGGTAGGCTTAGCATATTATACTTGCAAAGAGCGTGCAAACGAGTATAGCACTTACTTCAAAGTGTTGGATGTTATACTCTTATGTTCTGTTTTCATactttccacacacacacacaccaacctCTCAGAAAGCTATTGCTTTCGGACTGTCTTAATTTTTACCTCTCTCTATCTCATGGAATCCTTAAATTCTCATTTTGGCTTTTCAGTTGTCGAagttggcccagcatgaccaggtggataagacactcgactcgtaatccgagggtcgtgggttcgaatccccgtcacaccaaccatgctcgccctttcagccttggggcgttataaaatacggtcaatcccactactcgttggtaaaagagtagctcaagagttggcggtgggtggtgatgactagctgccttccctctagtcttacactgcaaaattagtacggctagcgcagatagccctcgtgtaactttgcaagaaattcaaaacaaaccaaaccactattGGAGATCAAATTCTAAAGAACTAGTAAAGAAATGGACGGTGGTCATGTCATCCAAAAAATAATTGCTTTTACAATTTTGTACCTGAACCACATTTAACATCTATGATGTTGAAAGGTAAACAGTGTACGTTTACGAATCCCAAGCATTCTTTTGGACTCAGTTTTCCTTATCTAAGTTATTCAATTCACGTAAGATTgacgaaatattaaaaaatatccatATAGGCTCAGACTttacgtttaatttttttttcatgtgtgtgtatataatataatttattgagcAGTTTCGTGTCACTTTTACAGACATACGTGACCTCTATCACGcctttttatttctgaaattgcGCACAGCacttaaaaataagtaatttatctGATGagactttgtagaatggacgtcAACTGCCTATTGTGAAGACACTTGAAggcgaaaggcggaagactttcgaaatgttgTACTCTACACTTGTGTCTACACAACAGACAGATGCCTTCAATTCTACAGAGTTTTATCATGAATAtcttgcctaaacaatctatcaaagagtaATTTATCTGTCTACACTCACTGTAGCACTCTCTTGTGGGTGAGTCTTAACTAacacaacaaacaatattttaatttccgATTCTTGGTTCGTTTTTAGTTTCAAATGAAAAGTTTCTATTCAGCAACGCGACAATAcagcaaaaataaatgtattattattagctTACTGCCATAATGAATCAAGTCTGTTCCTCATGTGGTCTCAACCCGTAAGTCACAGCAACATGTAACACATTCTAcgttaaaaacaataatgtcaTTTCCACTTTCGCTGAAAACATTCATAATAACTCTTAGCGTTCAAAGTTAAAGTTGGCATACTTTTGAAAGTGCAGACGTTACAAACTGTCACCGGCTTTACAAACTGAAAACGTTGATGTTTGTCTAGGTAATCATCTTATTTCACAAACTTGTCATCCAAAATTCTATAACAAACAATAAGTCGTTTACAGTTTTGATGGAAGCGACAACGGTTAGTTGGTTGAATACTGTTGTAATAGGAGTAACAGTATATAAGGCATACTGAAGATGATACGACTATAGTTGGAGTTGTGTATGAGAGTACGGCTGGGACCAAATAAGTTACTAAGAAGTCTTAGCTCGTGCGCACACCCATTGTCTAAAACTACCTAATAAGTCTttctttttattaagttttctaagtttacattgtattaaaatatttcataagctGAGAATGTAGCATAtggttataaagtaaaatattactaaatgggcctagtttgtttgttatttcaagtactatgataatttatatatgtttttagcGCTCCTGGACTATACAATGGGTGAAAAGGTGTTCCTTAAAAAAATGCATTCCATGTATGGCAATCACGTGCTCGATGATGTACTGCTTTGCGATGCCTTTCATCACAAATCgtacaaaaataaaacctatatGAAGTTATGGTTCAACCCTACACTTTATTTGTAGTATCACTGAACTTAGTTTTGTTGTATGGTTACAATGGAACCCCAGGACTTTCTAGGGCGTGGGTTGGCCCTGCGGTAGAGCTGTGTATCTTGGAGCTGGCTATCCAAGTTCGAATCCGTGCGATACTAAAGTTGTAAaatcaatgtaaaaaaatatcGGTAGTAAAAACCAACAACGTGACGCTAGTATGGCATGTAAAGGGCACAGCAAATAATACGATCATCGATGATCCTGTTACCACTGGGTTACGATCATCGGATTACCCTGTTACCACTGGGTTACGATCATCGAA is from Tachypleus tridentatus isolate NWPU-2018 chromosome 2, ASM421037v1, whole genome shotgun sequence and encodes:
- the LOC143244086 gene encoding LHFPL tetraspan subfamily member 6 protein-like isoform X4, with protein sequence MPVFASSLTATGVFWACLSLAAAILSCSGFYLPFWIQGALFNSTEVSFGSFRRCSYPRMKDDGGVQIVHECGRYTTFRDIPSVSWQVTTVTVGIGAATSLLMAFTALAACCVADVVTKRAARILGLVQVVTGGAIYPNGWGIREVREVCGGISDSYYLGKIKPRKQEETRGDLC
- the LOC143244086 gene encoding LHFPL tetraspan subfamily member 6 protein-like isoform X1, whose protein sequence is MPVFASSLTATGVFWACLSLAAAILSCSGFYLPFWIQGALFNSTEVSFGSFRRCSYPRMKDDGGVQIVHECGRYTTFRDIPSVSWQVTTVTVGIGAATSLLMAFTALAACCVADVVTKRAARILGLVQVVTGVVIVIGGAIYPNGWGIREVREVCGGISDSYYLGTCQLSWSFYLMGAGVVMLFLCSFLSLWASRIKPHSYRI
- the LOC143244086 gene encoding LHFPL tetraspan subfamily member 6 protein-like isoform X3 → MPVFASSLTATGVFWACLSLAAAILSCSGFYLPFWIQGALFNSTEVSFGSFRRCSYPRMKDDGGVQIVHECGRYTTFRDIPSVSWQVTTVTVGIGAATSLLMAFTALAACCVADVVTKRAARILGLVQVVTGVVIVIGGAIYPNGWGIREVREVCGGISDSYYLGKIKPRKQEETRGDLC
- the LOC143244086 gene encoding LHFPL tetraspan subfamily member 6 protein-like isoform X2 codes for the protein MPVFASSLTATGVFWACLSLAAAILSCSGFYLPFWIQGALFNSTEVSFGSFRRCSYPRMKDDGGVQIVHECGRYTTFRDIPSVSWQVTTVTVGIGAATSLLMAFTALAACCVADVVTKRAARILGLVQVVTGGAIYPNGWGIREVREVCGGISDSYYLGTCQLSWSFYLMGAGVVMLFLCSFLSLWASRIKPHSYRI